Proteins from a genomic interval of Candidatus Omnitrophota bacterium:
- a CDS encoding Do family serine endopeptidase has product MTQMIFKFQKQSIAWLFFFSLLFVGNAPLYAQTENPAKALAHAFRQAVEKVIPAVVSISAEKNVKIKKMPEIPGGQKDNPDMPNLPDIFKYFFPDDMFRIPQERKSAWQGSGVLISPKGEIMTNVHVVDSAEKLTVTLDNGDEIEAEVVAVDKETDVALIKLKQDGEYSYAKIGDSDQLMVGDWVLAIGNPFGLSQSVSQGIVSAKGRTSSDVPIGGGSFTIKDYIQTTAAINPGNSGGPLINIDGEIVGINNAIQTAGGIPANIGIGFAIPSNLAKFVIDNLREFGRVKRGYIGVKLSNLDVSDVAKYYKQEYGINHGALIAEVMPDTPGAKAGLEAGDLIIEYNGEKVKDDGALVNMVTKTPVGSTVTLTILRQGKKITKEMVLTERPSVDELAKVEESSSPGQAQSLSEELLDMAVETLTPEKAKEKGYDEKQKGVLVTKSIPGGAAFNVGIQPDDVIEYINEKSVENALEFKGILEKIKEKMTEEKDDSRVVMLRVNRAGGRGFPRFIAPTITLDN; this is encoded by the coding sequence ATGACGCAAATGATTTTTAAGTTCCAAAAGCAGTCGATCGCATGGCTTTTCTTTTTCTCCCTGCTCTTCGTTGGGAACGCTCCCCTATACGCTCAAACCGAAAATCCCGCTAAAGCCCTAGCTCATGCTTTTCGCCAAGCGGTGGAGAAAGTGATCCCCGCCGTCGTCAGCATTAGTGCGGAGAAAAACGTGAAGATCAAGAAAATGCCGGAAATTCCCGGCGGACAAAAGGATAATCCGGATATGCCCAATTTGCCGGATATTTTCAAATATTTCTTCCCAGACGACATGTTCCGCATTCCCCAAGAACGAAAAAGCGCCTGGCAGGGTTCCGGCGTACTCATCTCTCCCAAGGGCGAAATTATGACCAATGTCCATGTCGTGGATAGCGCGGAAAAACTGACGGTTACGCTCGATAACGGCGACGAGATCGAAGCCGAAGTCGTCGCCGTAGACAAGGAGACCGACGTCGCCTTGATTAAACTTAAGCAGGACGGCGAATACTCCTACGCCAAGATCGGAGACTCGGATCAACTCATGGTGGGCGACTGGGTGCTGGCCATCGGCAATCCCTTCGGACTCAGCCAATCGGTAAGCCAGGGCATCGTCAGCGCCAAAGGGCGCACGAGTTCCGACGTTCCCATCGGCGGCGGCTCCTTTACGATCAAGGATTACATCCAAACCACGGCGGCCATCAATCCCGGCAACAGCGGCGGCCCCTTGATTAACATCGACGGCGAGATCGTCGGCATCAACAACGCCATCCAGACAGCGGGCGGCATTCCCGCCAACATCGGCATCGGCTTTGCGATCCCCTCCAACCTGGCGAAATTCGTCATCGACAATCTCCGGGAATTCGGACGGGTGAAGCGGGGATATATTGGCGTCAAGCTGAGCAATCTCGACGTTTCCGACGTGGCGAAATATTACAAGCAGGAATATGGAATCAACCACGGAGCCTTGATTGCCGAAGTGATGCCGGACACTCCCGGAGCGAAAGCGGGCTTGGAAGCAGGCGACTTGATTATCGAATATAACGGCGAAAAAGTGAAAGACGACGGCGCCCTGGTCAATATGGTTACGAAAACTCCGGTGGGATCGACGGTAACGCTGACGATTTTACGCCAAGGCAAAAAAATCACTAAAGAAATGGTCTTGACGGAACGGCCTTCCGTAGATGAACTGGCGAAGGTGGAAGAAAGTTCAAGTCCCGGCCAAGCCCAATCTCTCAGCGAGGAACTGCTGGACATGGCCGTCGAAACGCTAACGCCCGAAAAAGCGAAAGAGAAAGGTTATGACGAAAAGCAGAAAGGCGTCCTCGTTACGAAATCGATTCCCGGCGGCGCAGCGTTCAATGTCGGAATCCAACCGGATGACGTGATCGAATACATCAACGAAAAGTCGGTGGAAAACGCCCTAGAATTCAAAGGCATCTTGGAAAAAATCAAAGAGAAGATGACCGAAGAAAAAGACGACAGCCGCGTCGTGATGCTGCGCGTCAACCGGGCGGGCGGACGCGGCTTCCCTCGCTTTATTGCGCCAACTATCACTTTGGATAACTAA
- a CDS encoding VOC family protein has translation MKIVVTSVFVDDQEKALQFYTKMLGFVKKTDLPLGEHRWLTVTSPDQPNGVELLLEPSIHPAVPPFKEALVLDGIPYTSFGVDDVKAEHARLEKLGVEFTQPPTTHGEVTTAVFNDTCGNLIQIAQK, from the coding sequence ATGAAGATTGTTGTAACAAGCGTATTTGTTGATGACCAAGAAAAGGCGTTACAATTCTACACAAAAATGCTCGGTTTTGTTAAAAAGACCGATTTGCCGCTAGGCGAGCATCGATGGTTAACAGTCACATCGCCAGACCAACCCAATGGTGTGGAATTGTTGCTTGAGCCAAGCATTCATCCAGCCGTTCCACCATTCAAGGAAGCCTTGGTTCTGGATGGCATTCCCTATACTTCGTTCGGTGTGGATGACGTTAAGGCTGAACATGCTCGTTTGGAAAAACTTGGCGTCGAGTTTACGCAGCCGCCTACAACGCACGGGGAAGTGACAACCGCAGTTTTTAACGATACTTGCGGAAACTTGATTCAAATAGCCCAGAAATAG
- a CDS encoding helix-turn-helix domain-containing protein, whose amino-acid sequence MANGTTKQLDSIFHALSDSTRRTILDELAIRDEQSLFEIVVRLIEKHGITLTRQAVSKHLAVLEDADLVRTSWKGRTKLHTNNLPEATRLISCWLQKYKKKGNNSK is encoded by the coding sequence ATGGCAAACGGGACGACGAAACAATTAGATTCTATATTCCACGCTTTGTCGGATTCGACGCGGCGAACGATTCTTGACGAACTGGCGATACGCGATGAGCAATCGTTGTTTGAGATTGTTGTCCGGTTAATTGAGAAACATGGTATTACCTTAACACGTCAAGCAGTATCGAAACACCTGGCCGTTTTAGAAGATGCTGACTTGGTGAGGACTAGTTGGAAAGGACGCACTAAATTGCATACGAACAATTTGCCAGAGGCTACTCGGCTAATTAGTTGCTGGTTGCAAAAATACAAAAAGAAAGGAAATAATTCGAAATGA
- a CDS encoding helix-turn-helix domain-containing protein, producing MANEVTLTMNEAQKLGVIQETLAGRMTVKTAAGILQRSERQIYRLRLRIRKDGPLAIKDGNRSQPPAHARPVVKTSSRGFRNSKFFITMINLIGAKLKFQLLEILPPVHTTAYYIVKRQKFVFKEIKSKSTKKFLLFILTCNQMVA from the coding sequence TTGGCGAACGAGGTGACATTGACCATGAACGAAGCCCAAAAACTCGGCGTGATCCAAGAAACCCTGGCTGGCCGCATGACCGTAAAAACCGCCGCTGGAATTCTCCAACGGAGCGAACGTCAAATCTATCGGCTGCGCCTGAGGATTCGGAAGGACGGCCCACTAGCCATCAAGGACGGCAACCGCAGCCAACCGCCCGCTCACGCCCGTCCAGTGGTGAAAACCAGTTCGCGAGGCTTCCGCAATTCGAAATTTTTCATCACGATGATTAACCTGATTGGAGCCAAACTGAAATTCCAACTCTTGGAGATTCTACCCCCTGTTCATACAACTGCATACTACATAGTGAAGAGGCAAAAATTCGTATTCAAAGAGATTAAATCCAAATCAACCAAAAAATTTCTGTTATTCATCTTGACATGCAACCAAATGGTTGCATAA
- a CDS encoding (2Fe-2S)-binding protein, whose product MSDAMEGKSGPRKELTRRLFLKGVGSSAVAAPVLAGAEALKEAQAEETKILGPGLIPIQLAINGEIRKTLAEPRETLLDVLRNRLDITGAKMICDRGSCGGCTVYIDGKTAYACMMLAVQAQGKEIVTIEGLTNGDELHPVQEAFIEADAMQCGFCTPGFVMSMAAIYRENPSASLEEVKEGIAGHICRCGTYSQIFKAAELAKSRLGGK is encoded by the coding sequence ATGTCCGATGCGATGGAAGGAAAATCCGGACCGCGAAAAGAGCTGACCCGGCGCTTGTTTTTAAAAGGCGTAGGGTCCAGCGCCGTCGCGGCCCCCGTGCTGGCGGGCGCCGAAGCCCTCAAGGAGGCTCAGGCGGAGGAGACGAAGATTCTCGGCCCCGGCCTAATACCAATTCAGCTGGCTATTAACGGCGAAATCCGAAAAACCTTAGCCGAACCGAGAGAAACTTTATTGGACGTATTGCGCAACCGGCTTGACATTACCGGCGCTAAAATGATCTGCGACCGGGGATCGTGCGGCGGCTGTACGGTTTACATCGACGGTAAGACCGCCTATGCCTGTATGATGCTCGCCGTTCAAGCGCAAGGGAAAGAGATCGTTACGATCGAAGGGCTTACCAATGGCGATGAGCTCCATCCCGTACAAGAAGCCTTCATCGAAGCCGACGCGATGCAGTGCGGCTTTTGCACGCCCGGCTTCGTCATGTCGATGGCGGCCATCTACCGAGAGAATCCATCCGCTTCGCTGGAGGAAGTGAAAGAGGGAATCGCCGGACATATCTGCCGCTGTGGAACCTACTCTCAAATCTTCAAAGCCGCCGAACTCGCTAAAAGCAGGTTAGGAGGGAAATAA
- a CDS encoding xanthine dehydrogenase family protein molybdopterin-binding subunit produces the protein MAKKLSSLIGHEGITKRVDYEVPEDEPDFWGADCEFAIAGKKSIRRLDAFQKATGKAKYAHDVNRPGMLYAALTISPFAYAKIKNVDISKAAKMPGVKAIVVTGDKEARFAGWVLAAVAADTIQQARDAARNVKVEYEELPFVVDGGEAVKENSPKIHAEGNVRKGRQQDRGDIQKGLQEAEAIHEADYETPTTPHNTLETHGCVAEWMGDELTVWDSTQAMWSNQRSLAQALGIPINKVRIITQFMGGGFGSKLGLESFAVLCAKLAKEAKRPVKLMADRYADTTGCGNKPAAKMSVKIGAKRDGTLTAVSLKSYNIVGHSGGGGVAPPFLDFYDCPNVHIDESNVLINAGASRPFRAPGHPQGSFGMEMALEELAMKLGVDPLEMRLKNVSASELDARVHELKLGAEKFGWKDKFKKHGSATGRTRRGVGCAVTYWPYYGSPGGAIVRCTIFPDGGVEMANSVQDIGTGCRTMIAVTAAETLGIGVESIRVTIGDTQIGLIGPTSGGSVTTPTTAPAVRSAAYKAQRLLFERAARKWETNVDDIDCKDSIVFRKSAPATKIAWKELAAMIGGGSIAALGDHVERPRIEGMNIGTPVRGAQFAEVEVDAVTGKVHCLKVLAVHDAGKMIAKAQAISQICGGVIQGVSFALLENRIMDNMAGRQVNANMENYKILGPLEVPEIETVIVDVFDPVNNASAKGLGEPPHIPTAAAIGCAVANAIGIPIRSLPITPDKVLAALQGKEG, from the coding sequence ATGGCCAAGAAACTATCCTCCCTCATTGGACATGAAGGCATAACCAAAAGGGTTGACTATGAAGTCCCGGAAGACGAGCCTGATTTTTGGGGAGCAGATTGCGAATTCGCCATCGCGGGCAAAAAAAGCATCCGCCGACTCGACGCCTTTCAAAAAGCGACGGGCAAAGCGAAATACGCCCATGACGTCAACCGCCCTGGAATGCTCTACGCCGCTCTGACCATCAGTCCCTTCGCTTACGCCAAAATCAAAAACGTCGATATTTCCAAAGCCGCCAAAATGCCCGGCGTCAAAGCGATCGTCGTTACTGGCGATAAAGAAGCCCGCTTCGCCGGTTGGGTGCTCGCCGCCGTGGCGGCGGATACGATCCAACAAGCCCGCGATGCGGCGCGCAACGTGAAAGTGGAGTACGAAGAACTGCCTTTCGTCGTCGACGGCGGCGAAGCGGTGAAAGAGAATTCACCCAAAATCCATGCCGAAGGCAATGTGAGAAAAGGCCGCCAGCAAGATCGCGGCGATATTCAAAAAGGATTACAAGAAGCGGAAGCGATCCATGAAGCGGATTACGAGACGCCCACAACGCCCCATAACACCCTCGAAACCCACGGCTGCGTGGCGGAATGGATGGGAGACGAACTAACCGTTTGGGACAGCACGCAAGCCATGTGGAGCAATCAACGCTCGTTGGCCCAGGCTTTGGGAATCCCCATCAACAAAGTCCGCATCATCACGCAATTCATGGGCGGCGGCTTCGGCAGCAAGTTGGGGCTGGAATCCTTCGCCGTTCTTTGCGCCAAACTGGCGAAGGAGGCGAAGCGCCCCGTCAAGTTGATGGCTGACCGCTATGCCGATACGACGGGCTGCGGCAATAAGCCCGCCGCCAAGATGAGCGTGAAAATCGGCGCCAAACGAGATGGAACCTTGACGGCCGTTTCCCTGAAATCTTACAACATTGTCGGCCATTCCGGCGGCGGCGGCGTCGCTCCTCCCTTTCTGGATTTTTACGATTGTCCCAATGTCCATATTGACGAATCCAACGTCTTGATTAATGCAGGCGCCTCGCGTCCCTTCCGCGCTCCCGGCCATCCTCAAGGTTCCTTCGGCATGGAGATGGCTCTGGAAGAATTAGCTATGAAACTGGGCGTAGATCCCCTAGAAATGCGATTGAAAAACGTCTCGGCCAGCGAGTTGGACGCTCGCGTTCATGAACTGAAACTAGGCGCCGAAAAGTTTGGTTGGAAGGACAAATTCAAAAAACACGGCTCCGCGACGGGCCGGACGCGGCGCGGCGTCGGCTGCGCCGTCACCTATTGGCCTTACTACGGCAGCCCCGGCGGCGCCATTGTTCGCTGCACCATCTTTCCCGACGGCGGCGTGGAAATGGCCAATAGCGTTCAAGACATCGGCACGGGCTGCCGCACTATGATCGCCGTAACCGCAGCGGAGACGCTGGGAATCGGCGTAGAATCGATTCGCGTAACCATCGGCGATACGCAGATCGGACTCATCGGCCCCACCAGCGGCGGCAGCGTTACGACGCCCACCACCGCTCCCGCCGTCCGTTCCGCCGCTTATAAGGCTCAGCGCCTATTGTTCGAAAGAGCAGCCCGGAAATGGGAAACCAACGTTGACGATATCGACTGCAAAGATTCCATCGTTTTCCGCAAAAGCGCTCCCGCGACGAAGATAGCGTGGAAGGAACTGGCGGCCATGATCGGCGGCGGCTCTATCGCCGCCTTGGGCGATCACGTCGAGCGCCCCCGCATTGAAGGAATGAATATCGGAACGCCGGTGCGCGGCGCTCAATTCGCTGAAGTGGAAGTCGACGCCGTTACGGGCAAAGTCCATTGCCTGAAAGTCCTCGCCGTTCACGATGCGGGGAAAATGATCGCCAAAGCCCAAGCCATAAGCCAAATCTGCGGCGGCGTCATCCAGGGCGTCAGTTTCGCGCTGCTGGAAAATCGCATCATGGACAATATGGCCGGACGCCAAGTCAACGCGAATATGGAAAATTATAAAATACTCGGCCCCTTGGAAGTTCCGGAGATCGAAACCGTCATCGTCGATGTTTTCGATCCCGTGAACAACGCCAGCGCCAAGGGATTGGGCGAACCGCCGCACATCCCCACCGCCGCCGCGATCGGCTGCGCCGTCGCCAACGCCATCGGGATTCCTATCCGGTCGCTGCCGATTACTCCCGATAAAGTTCTTGCCGCTTTGCAAGGAAAGGAGGGTTGA
- a CDS encoding FAD binding domain-containing protein — MNRFQYASAASAKEAVSLLDKDFGKTKILAGGLDLVGELKQYIIEPETVVNISDIKELNYIEPENGGLKIGALTTLMQIAQSEPIRSHHAALAQAASMVGSPQIRHIGTLGGNLCQRPRCWYYRDETYPCLKKSGEICFSVAGRNRYHAILGGSPCFIVHPSDCATALIALGASIRLLGPDGPRELPLEEFFTLPEVEVTRENVLHPQEIITEAVIPAHKMKSVFLKFKEKDSFDWAVATVAAALELEGGRRCVKANIILGAAAPIPWRAKKAEALLAGQTISEELAEKAGAAAVADAEPLEENQYKVSLLKALVKQSILQIAG, encoded by the coding sequence ATGAACCGATTCCAATACGCATCCGCCGCTTCCGCCAAAGAAGCCGTTTCTCTATTGGATAAGGATTTCGGGAAAACCAAAATCCTGGCGGGAGGTTTAGACCTGGTAGGCGAGTTGAAACAATACATTATCGAACCGGAAACCGTCGTCAATATTTCCGATATTAAGGAATTGAATTATATCGAACCGGAAAACGGCGGATTAAAAATCGGCGCATTGACAACCTTAATGCAAATCGCTCAAAGCGAACCAATTCGCTCCCATCACGCCGCCTTGGCGCAAGCGGCGAGTATGGTGGGATCGCCGCAAATCCGCCACATCGGCACGCTGGGCGGCAACTTGTGCCAACGCCCCCGCTGCTGGTATTACCGCGATGAAACCTATCCTTGCCTGAAGAAGAGCGGCGAGATTTGTTTTTCCGTCGCGGGCAGAAACCGTTATCACGCTATACTGGGCGGCTCGCCTTGCTTTATTGTTCATCCCTCCGATTGCGCCACGGCGTTAATCGCCTTGGGCGCTTCCATTCGCTTATTAGGTCCCGACGGTCCCAGAGAGCTGCCGCTGGAAGAATTTTTTACATTGCCGGAAGTGGAAGTAACGAGGGAAAATGTCCTCCATCCGCAAGAAATTATAACGGAAGCGGTTATCCCCGCGCACAAAATGAAAAGCGTTTTTCTGAAATTCAAAGAGAAAGACAGTTTCGACTGGGCCGTCGCCACGGTGGCCGCCGCCTTGGAATTGGAGGGCGGACGGCGCTGCGTGAAAGCCAACATCATCCTCGGCGCCGCCGCTCCTATTCCCTGGCGGGCTAAGAAAGCGGAAGCGCTGCTGGCGGGGCAAACCATCTCGGAAGAACTGGCGGAAAAAGCGGGCGCCGCTGCGGTAGCGGACGCAGAACCGCTAGAAGAAAACCAATATAAAGTTTCCTTGCTTAAAGCCTTGGTCAAGCAATCGATTCTGCAAATAGCCGGATAA
- a CDS encoding ThuA domain-containing protein, which produces MKRWTLIILTLFGFFHANAIGAEKIAIIADEWPQMDLLAEKLLGQAGYEIDKFVQEKCPADLSGYYAAFSFIHGNMSAKAADALMKFARNGGRLIVLHHGISSKKRNTPGWLPFLGIYLAPNDDKAAPYSWTEDVDYLLVNLQPHHYISSHNVKYDKTVSYQSSDFPSQSIDAPALEIPDSEVYFNHQFIDGREKTVLFGFLYEDKNGIKTMQDRGGWYKPVEKGWVFYFKPGHSVKDIENPNYFQIIWNCLTWKP; this is translated from the coding sequence ATGAAACGATGGACGCTAATCATTCTTACGTTATTTGGATTTTTCCATGCGAATGCTATCGGGGCCGAAAAGATCGCTATTATCGCCGACGAATGGCCGCAGATGGATCTTCTGGCGGAAAAACTGCTCGGCCAGGCGGGGTATGAAATCGATAAATTCGTACAGGAAAAATGCCCCGCCGATCTTTCCGGCTATTACGCCGCCTTCTCTTTTATTCACGGAAACATGAGCGCGAAAGCCGCCGATGCATTGATGAAATTCGCCCGCAACGGCGGCAGGTTGATCGTCCTGCATCACGGCATCTCTTCCAAAAAAAGAAACACGCCGGGATGGCTCCCTTTTTTAGGGATATACCTCGCGCCGAATGATGACAAAGCGGCGCCCTACAGCTGGACGGAGGATGTAGATTATTTGCTCGTGAATCTTCAGCCGCATCATTACATCTCTTCTCATAATGTGAAATACGATAAAACCGTTTCTTACCAATCTTCGGATTTCCCCAGTCAATCCATAGATGCTCCCGCGCTCGAAATTCCCGATTCGGAAGTTTATTTCAACCATCAGTTCATTGACGGACGCGAGAAAACCGTGTTATTCGGTTTTCTCTACGAAGATAAAAACGGAATAAAGACCATGCAGGATCGCGGCGGCTGGTATAAGCCGGTAGAGAAAGGGTGGGTGTTTTATTTCAAGCCCGGCCATTCCGTTAAAGACATCGAAAATCCCAATTATTTTCAAATTATATGGAACTGTTTAACCTGGAAGCCGTAA
- a CDS encoding sulfatase, translating to MKTHRRHFLKQTSAGMAGWLCCAPYFSSSAIEKAPSSRPNILFAIADDWSWPYAGAYGDKAVPTPTFDRVAREGVLFTQAFAAAPQCSPNRASILTGRSIWQNEEAGTHSSYFPQQLTVYPDILEEAGYSVGFTGKGWGPGNWKDAGRTRNPAGPEFNRRKLDSLPANGISNRDYAGNFKDFLATKPKDKPFCFWYGGNEPHRKYEKGSGLKAGLPIDRITVPPFLPDDPEIRSDILDYFLEVEWFDRQLGLIVQALEETGEIENTLFVVTSDNGMPFPGAKANLREYGLHMPLAIRWPKQIKGGRVIDDIVGFTSFAPTFLEAAGLHVPQAMSGRSFLPLLASNGSGLVDPGRNQVFAGRERHSHARYDNMGYPSRCLRTPDYLYIRNFKPERWPVGDPEEFYDVDDGPSKQFMLKNRSQENQKKLFELAFGIRPSEELFDIRKDPGCLVNLAANNEYEKIKNDLKNALESVLKEQGDPRQM from the coding sequence ATGAAAACTCATCGCCGTCATTTTCTAAAACAAACCTCGGCGGGCATGGCGGGTTGGCTCTGCTGCGCTCCGTATTTCTCGTCCAGCGCTATTGAAAAGGCGCCGTCTTCTCGGCCAAATATCCTTTTTGCAATCGCCGACGATTGGTCCTGGCCTTATGCGGGCGCTTATGGCGATAAAGCCGTTCCTACGCCCACCTTCGACCGCGTAGCGCGCGAGGGCGTCCTCTTCACCCAAGCCTTCGCAGCCGCGCCGCAATGCTCTCCTAATCGGGCTTCGATTCTGACGGGACGAAGCATCTGGCAGAACGAGGAAGCGGGAACGCATAGCAGCTATTTTCCCCAACAATTAACCGTTTATCCCGACATCCTCGAAGAAGCAGGTTATAGCGTAGGCTTCACCGGCAAAGGATGGGGACCGGGTAACTGGAAAGACGCCGGGAGAACGCGTAATCCCGCCGGTCCCGAATTCAACCGGCGCAAGTTGGATTCCCTTCCCGCCAACGGCATTAGCAATCGAGATTACGCGGGCAATTTCAAGGATTTTCTGGCAACGAAGCCTAAGGACAAACCCTTCTGTTTTTGGTATGGCGGAAACGAGCCGCATCGAAAATACGAAAAAGGTTCCGGTTTGAAAGCGGGACTCCCCATCGATCGGATTACCGTTCCGCCCTTTCTGCCGGACGATCCGGAAATTCGCAGCGACATCCTCGATTATTTCTTGGAAGTGGAATGGTTCGATCGGCAATTAGGGCTGATAGTGCAAGCATTGGAAGAAACGGGGGAAATAGAGAATACGCTCTTCGTCGTTACCAGCGACAATGGAATGCCCTTCCCCGGCGCCAAAGCCAACTTGCGCGAATATGGCTTGCATATGCCTCTTGCTATACGTTGGCCAAAACAGATAAAAGGCGGACGCGTTATTGACGATATCGTCGGTTTCACCAGCTTCGCTCCAACCTTTTTGGAAGCGGCGGGCTTGCATGTACCCCAAGCCATGTCCGGCCGCAGTTTCCTCCCCTTGCTCGCGTCGAACGGATCCGGTCTAGTCGATCCCGGACGAAATCAAGTGTTTGCGGGCAGAGAACGGCATTCGCACGCCCGTTATGACAATATGGGCTACCCCTCGCGATGCCTGCGCACTCCCGATTATCTTTACATCCGCAATTTCAAGCCGGAACGCTGGCCGGTCGGCGATCCAGAGGAATTTTACGATGTCGACGACGGTCCATCCAAACAATTCATGTTGAAAAACCGATCGCAAGAAAATCAAAAAAAGTTGTTCGAACTCGCTTTCGGCATAAGACCATCCGAGGAACTGTTCGATATCCGCAAAGATCCCGGTTGTCTTGTCAATTTAGCGGCGAATAACGAATATGAAAAAATCAAAAACGATTTGAAAAACGCATTGGAAAGCGTATTGAAGGAACAGGGAGACCCACGGCAGATGAG